A window from Malassezia restricta chromosome I, complete sequence encodes these proteins:
- a CDS encoding myosin V, which produces MPTLSQPLAAYEAGTKAWFPDDVQGWVSGTLTKEPHISESGQVELLFTLDETGAERMVTTTMAKLEAPGGVDRELPPLRNPPLLEASDDLTSLSHLNEASVLHTILNRYQQRTIYTYSGIVLIAVNPFFDLNLYSPEIIQAYAGRRRGELEPHLFAVAEDAYRCMIRDRKNQTIVVSGESGAGKTMSAKYIMRYFATVEDPESMSSRRPGSHVMSDTERAILATNPVMEAFGNAKTTRNDNSSRFGKYLEIVFDERHEIAGARMRTYLLERSRLVYQPEVERNYHIFYQLCAGAPDELRAQFGIGKAADYHYLHQGSEEHLAIQGVDDAAEFQSTVNAFTTIGVSQETQRQMFQVLAALLHLGNVAITATRNDANIAPEDPALAQAASFLGVDAHELRKWMLKRQIQLRGEKIVSSLSQAQALAVRDSVAKYIYTCLFDWLVAQMNKSLAPRDEKSAVSMIGVLDIYGFECFKVNSFEQFCINYANERLQHEFNLHVFKLEQEEYVAEQIPWQFIHFADNQPCIDMIESKFGLLSLLDEESRLPSGQDASFLQKVYGQLQPKPEYQKFLSKPRFGAESAFTVKHYALDVTYNVDGFMDKNKDTVPDEQLALLDSTQSPFLKTVLDARAAADAALPSPPARRASGQSAGHKKPTIGSQFKASLAALMDTMRSTEVHYIRCIKPNDAKVAWEVEPQNVLGQLRACGVLETIRISCAGFPGRWTFADFVERYYMLVPSQHWTMNSLEKVRELAQYILSETIEPDKYHFGLNKVFFRAGVLALFEQMRRNVLNERTRTIQTAWRRYSVQSKFQSLKHGILTLQSHIRRHAAHARFVASRETRAAVLLQTMIRGSLQRQRRSQAVQAAVRIQQAIRAHQARARLVQVREAHHATQLQTAARGLLARRAASSRIRQVIILQSLYRRRLARRALLQRRTEAKSATHYQEVSYKLENKVVDLTQSLQDRTRENKDLRASLQELEAQLSSWQHRHVELDARARGLQAEVQKPSVPVEEHEAVRSERMDLERQLRQAQERIRNLELEIATLHSQIRSIEAPESMVQSLRSEIAMLREQLSRATAENERNGTTVPLGPRHQHHRSMASDVPAADVLEFHEDVLDERRGADVPPEEIIDLLEDEAQLDEDVLHGLIEYLKIPLPSLQNPPGPKEVLFPSHLISLVTNEMWKYGLVRSSERFLANVMQTIQQHVMSFHGEDAIMPGIFWLSNVHEILSFVCIAESDMLQGVGPGVDGSAREFEWGDYERLVTIVKHDLDSLEYNIYHTWMQEVKKRLNKMVVPALVESQSLPGFVTNDSGGRLLNRLLASSNAPSYTMDDILGILNKIWKCLKSYYVEPSVTQQVITDLLKMIGVTSFNDLLMRRHFCSWKRAMQIQYNITRLEEWCKSHDMPEGSLQLEHLLQATKLLQLKKATMSDIDIIYDVCWMLTPTQIQKLISHYHVADYENPISPEILKAVASRVVPNDRNDHLLLPPEIDEAGPYELPLPREVTGIETYCPAYLHVPLLRSLASKVA; this is translated from the coding sequence ATGCCTACACTGTCGCAGCCTTTGGCTGCATACGAGGCAGGGACCAAGGCGTGGTTTCCAGACGACGTGCAAGGCTGGGTGAGCGGAACATTGACCAAGGAGCCTCACATCAGTGAGTCTGGACAAGTGGAATTGCTGTTCACGCTCGATGAAACAGGTGCGGAGCGAATGGTCACCACGACGATGGCCAAGCTCGAGGCACCTGGCGGGGTCGACCGCGAACTGCCTCCGTTGCGGAATCCACCGCTGCTCGAAGCGTCAGATGACCTTACGTCTCTGAGTCATCTGAACGAAGCCTCGGTATTACATACCATCCTCAACAGGTATCAGCAACGGACCATCTATACCTATTCGGGTATTGTGCTGATTGCTGTGAACCCATTCTTTGACCTGAACCTGTACAGCCCTGAAATCATTCAAGCGTACGCAGGACGACGCCGGGGAGAACTGGAACCGCACTTGTTTGCCGTCGCAGAAGATGCGTATCGCTGCATGATCCGCGACCGCAAGAATCAGACGATTGTGGTCAGCGGTGAAAGCGGTGCCGGTAAGACGATGTCGGCCAAGTATATCATGCGGTACTTTGCGACGGTAGAAGATCCTGAAAGTATGTCTTCTAGGCGCCCAGGATCGCATGTCATGAGCGACACGGAACGGGCTATCCTAGCCACCAACCCTGTCATGGAGGCCTTTGGTAATGCCAAGACCACCCGGAACGACAACTCGTCGCGCTTTGGCAAATACCTCGAGATTGTCTTTGATGAGCGGCACGAGATCGCAGGTGCGCGCATGAGGACGTACCTGCTGGAGCGCTCGCGTCTAGTGTACCAGCCCGAGGTCGAGCGCAACTACCACATTTTCTACCAGCTCTGTGCTGGCGCACCAGACGAGCTCAGGGCGCAATTCGGGATTGGCAAGGCGGCGGACTATCACTATCTACATCAGGGCAGCGAAGAGCATCTTGCCATCCAAGGTGTGGATGATGCGGCTGAGTTCCAATCCACTGTGAATGCATTCACGACCATCGGCGTCAGCCAAGAGACACAACGACAGATGTTCCAGGTGCTTGCGGCTCTCTTGCATCTCGGTAATGTAGCTATTACCGCTACGCGCAACGATGCCAACATTGCTCCTGAGGACCCTGCGCTCGCACAGGCCGCGAGCTTCCTCGgcgtggatgcgcatgagctgcgCAAATGGATGCTCAAGCGCCAGATTCAGCTGCGAGGTGAGAAGATTGTCTCGAGTCTGTCGCAGGCGCAGGCATTGGCCGTGCGTGACTCGGTGGCCAAGTACATCTATACGTGTCTCTTTGACTGGCTTGTGGCGCAGATGAACAAGTCGCTCGCTCCGCGCGACGAAAAGTCAGCGGTGTCTATGATTGGTGTGCTGGACATTTACGGCTTTGAATGCTTCAAGGTGAACTCGTTTGAGCAATTTTGCATCAACTATGCGAATGAGCGTCTCCAGCACGAGTTCAACCTGCATGTATTcaagctcgagcaggaggAGTACGTTGCTGAGCAGATTCCATGGCAGTTTATCCACTTTGCTGACAACCAACCGTGTATTGATATGATTGAGTCCAAGTTTGGTCTgctgtcgctgctggatgaggAGTCGCGCCTGCCGTCGGGTCAGGATGCGTCGTTCCTGCAAAAGGTGTACGGCCAGCTGCAGCCAAAGCCCGAGTACCAAAAGTTCCTGTCCAAGCCACGCTTCGGTGCCGAGTCGGCCTTCACGGTCAAGCATTATGCCCTGGATGTGACGTACAACGTCGATGGCTTTATGGACAAGAACAAGGACACCGTGCCtgacgagcagctcgcgctgcttgaCTCGACGCAGTCGCCCTTCCTCAAGacggtgctggatgcgcgtgctgctgctgatgcCGCTCTGCCTTCACCgccagctcgtcgggcGTCGGGGCAGAGTGCCGGCCACAAGAAGCCGACGATCGGCTCACAGTTCAAGGCGTCCCTCGCTGCGCTGATGGACACGATGCGATCCACTGAGGTGCACTATATTCGGTGTATCAAGCCCAATGACGCCAAGGTGGCCTGGGAAGTCGAGCCGCAAAACGTGCTCGGCCAACTGCGTGCCTGTGGTGTGCTCGAGACGATCCGGATCAGCTGTGCTGGATTTCCCGGCCGCTGGACTTTCGCCGACTTTGTCGAGCGCTACTATATGCtcgtgccgtcgcagcACTGGACTATGAACTCTTTGGAAAAGGTGCGCGAGTTGGCGCAGTATATTTTGTCCGAGACGATCGAGCCTGACAAGTACCACTTTGGTCTCAACAAGGTCTTTTTCCGCGCGGGTGTACTGGCGCTGTTTGAACAAATGCGTCGCAACGTTCTCAatgagcgcacgcgcacgatTCAAACGGCGTGGCGTCGCTACTCGGTGCAGAGCAAGTTCCAGTCGCTCAAGCACGGTATTCTTACGCTCCAGTCGCACATTCGTcgccatgccgcgcatgcgcgaTTTGTGGCTTCGCGTGAGACGCGCGCTGCCGTCCTGCTCCAGACCATGATCCGCGGTTCcttgcagcgccagcgccgctcTCAGGCTGTCCAGGCTGCCGTGCGTATCCAGCAGGCGATTCGTGCGCACCaggctcgtgcgcgtctgGTCCAGGTACGTGAGGCGCACCAtgccacgcagctgcagacAGCCGCGCGTGGTTTGCTAGCACGCCGTGCGGCCTCGAGCCGTATCCGCCAGGTCATCATTCTGCAGTCGCTGTACCGCCGCCGTCTGgcacggcgtgcgctgtTGCAGCGTCGCACGGAGGCTAAGAGCGCTACGCACTACCAAGAGGTGTCCTACAAGTTGGAGAACAAGGTCGTCGACCTCACGCAGAGCTTGCAAGACCGCACGCGCGAGAACAAAGATTTGCGGGCATCGCTCCAGGAGCTGGAGGCCCAGCTTTCCTCGTGGCAGCATCGTCACGTTGAGCTggatgctcgtgcgcggGGCCTGCAAGCGGAGGTGCAAAAGCCCAGTGTGCCGGTGGAAGAGCATGAAGCTGTGCGGTCTGAGCGCATGGACCTCGAGAGGCAGCTGCGTCAGGCGCAGGAGCGTATTCGCAATTTGGAGCTCGAGATTGCGACGTTGCATTCGCAAATCCGTTCTATCGAGGCGCCCGAGTCGATGGTGCAGTCGCTGCGCAGTGAGATTGCGAtgctgcgtgagcagctcagTCGTGCGACGGCCGAAAATGAGCGGAACGGGACGACGGTGCCGCTGGGCCCTCGACATCAGCACCATCGCAGTATGGccagcgacgtgcctgcGGCGGATGTGCTGGAATTCCACGAGGATGTGCTCGACGAGAGACGGGGCGCGGATGTGCCACCGGAGGAGATTATTGATCTGCTGGAGGACGAGGCACAGCTGGATGAGGACGTCCTGCACGGTCTGATCGAGTATCTCAAGATCCCGTTGCCGAGTCTGCAGAACCCGCCAGGGCCGAAGGAGGTCCTATTCCCCTCGCATCTGATCTCACTCGTGACGAACGAGATGTGGAAGTATGGCCTGGTACGATCGAGCGAGCGGTTCCTGGCGAATGTCATGCAGACGATTCAGCAGCATGTGATGTCGTTCCACGGCGAAGATGCCATCATGCCCGGCATCTTTTGGCTGTCGAACGTGCACGAGATTTTATCGTTTGTGTGCATTGCTGAGAGCGATATGCTCCAGGGTGTGGGCCCGGGTGTCGatggctcggcgcgcgagtTTGAGTGGGGCGACtatgagcgcctcgtgaCGATCGTCAAGCACGACCTCGACTCGCTCGAGTACAATATCTACCACACGTGGATGCAGGAAGTCAAGAAGCGGCTGAACAAGATGGTGGTGCCGGCGCTCGTAGAGTCGCAATCGTTGCCGGGCTTTGTGACCAACGATTCGGGAGGCCGTCTGCTGAATCGCCTGCTGGCGAGCTCGAATGCGCCGTCGTACACGATGGACGACATCTTGGGCATTCTCAACAAGATATGGAAGTGTCTCAAGAGCTACTATGTCGAGCCGAGTGTGACGCAGCAAGTGATCACGGACCTGCTCAAGATGATCGGTGTCACATCGTTCAACGACCTCTTGATGCGGCGCCACTTTTGTTCGTGGAAACGCGCGATGCAGATCCAGTATAACATCACACGTCTCGAGGAGTGGTGCAAATCGCACGACATGCCGGAAGGCTCGCTGCAGCTGGAGCACTTGCTCCAGGCcaccaagctgctgcagctcaagAAGGCCACGATGAGCGACATTGACATCATCTACGACGTGTGCTGGATGCTTACGCCCACGCAGATTCAAAAGCTCATCTCGCATTACCATGTGGCGGACTATGAGAACCCGATCTCGCCCGAGATCCTCAAGGCGGTGGCcagccgcgtcgtgcccAACGACCGCAACGACCACCTGCTCCTCCCGCCTGagatcgacgaggcgggcCCGTACGAACTGCCGCTCCCCCGCGAAGTCACCGGGATCGAGACGTACTGTCCTGCATACCtccatgtgccgctgctccGCAGTCTCGCGAGCAAGGTGGCATAA